From the Lathyrus oleraceus cultivar Zhongwan6 chromosome 3, CAAS_Psat_ZW6_1.0, whole genome shotgun sequence genome, the window CCAAAGAAGTCCTAAATCTCTTGTATTCTCTATAATACTATTATATAATCTATATATGAATAAAGAGGATAATCTATTTTGGTCTGACCctttattattttcaaaattgTTCTTTATTTTTGGACTCAATTccaaatttattttttaaattgtAACTTCCTATAATACATTAATTTACCACCATTGCTTATAAATAACAGTATGAAATGGAAGAATGATGAGATACACTTTAGAAAGAAACAAATAGATGGAACATTGATAAGATGTCAGAGAAATTGAAAATTGCTTACTTATCTCCTTTACAATTACAAATCCAATATAATGAGGTTTTTCTTTTCTCTTCTTTCAATGTCTCAATTTTCTTTTTATTGTTTCTCTTTGCACTTTCCAGGTATTTcacaaaacaaattcaaaattTCACTCTAATCCTTTAGAATTTTTCAGAATTTAGATTCCATACTTTTGTTGTTTAAATTTAAACATGATCTTTTTTAAatttgattttaagtttgacTAAATTTTAAACTTTAAACTTTATCATTTAAAATGATTGATATTAAATGGTTATGGGACATGTAATAGAGGCCTTGTTtgttttaaattaaaaaatatcaTTCAATCATATTCCATCATTATTATCTGGAATAATATTCCTATTCAAATATTTGATAAAAACTAAATATGACTTTATTTGACATTGATAAATTGTACATATTTAAATTTTAGTCGTAGTTTCTTTATATTTATTTTAGATAAGAAATAATAGTATAAAATAATTTTAGATTGTTAATCAATCACCCTCTTATATTTAGTCAAATCATATTGTTATTTTTAAATTAGTTATATGACTTGgttgaataattttttttattgaatAACATCATAAAACTATTTTACACCATTATTATTTTCCACTGTTACATTTAATCTCATTTTAAAACTATACAATGATTAAACATGTAAATACAAATTGACTCTTATGAATTATTATTAATatacttattattattatttttatttatgaATTATGCCCTTGGAATGAGTATGTGAGATGCATTGCATACCTAAAAGGATTATCTCAATTAGAATTGGTCTAGAACATATCAATTTTTTATTGCATGAAAAATCAACGGCATACAacaaaatattatttataaatttatataCTTAATTCAATAAAAAGAACAGATAAAACAAGACATaacataaattaaaaaaattcaatatgTTAATTACATATCAATTTATTTATCACACAAATAATgtatattaaaatcaaaattaaataaaaaatattgtttatattttttattatgtACACAAAAAAagtggaatttaaaaaaaaattaatgctactttttttttaattttttataaagatgtattttcataaaaaaaaaacacaTTAATTTTTACAAAAAAGAGCCTGAGCCTATTCTTCCATATTTAATTGTAGAGAATATTCCTTTTATATCTTAAATTAAAGTAGAATGTAGACCTAGTCAATGAAGGAAGCATTTGAGAAGAGAGAGAATCGGTTTTGGAAAGAGATCTAAAATAATTTAAATGAAAACATAATTTTATACGTATATTAAAATAAAGCCCTACTTTTCTTTCAAACCAAAGCCCTAGTTGTATTCAAACATTAACGGCAACCACAACCTCCCTCTTATTTTGTGTCTTTTGTTGCCGTCACTCTGTCTGAAGAAGAAAGATGATGAACCATGATGATGAAGCATCTTCATCATCCCTTAGACCTTTTAACCCACCAACATTCTTTCATTCAGACATTTTATACCATGGTCTTCCTCCTCCTACTACTGCACTTTCATATCAAGAACAAGATATGGTGAATGCATCGTCATGGCTTACACTTTCACCACCACCACAACCACCACCTCAGCCTTTACCGTTTGAAAACAGACCATTAACACCTTCACTTTCTCCTCCTAATGCTACCAAGGTGCTCGAAACTCCTCCAACTATTCAACCACCATTCCCATGGGCAACTTTAAAGCCCGCCACCGTTCACACTATCAATCACTTGTTATATCATTTGAATATAAACACTATTTCAGGTACTCTTGAATGCAAATCATGTAAGTTTCAACAAACTGACTTTCGTTTTGATTTGCATGAAAAGTTTGAGAAGGTGTCAAACTTCATCAAGGAGAACAAGTCTGGGATGTTTGAACGTGCACCGGATGCATGGATGAAACCCGTGTTGCCAAACTGCGAGAGTTGCCGAAAAAAAAGCACAATGCATCCATtgattggaaaggaagaagaGATCAATTGGCTGTTTTTGTTTTTGGGTGAGATGATAGGTTGTTGCAATCTTGAGCATTTGAAGTATTTTTGCAAACATGCTAATATTCATAGAACAGGTGCCAAAAATAGATTGGTATATCAAACATATTTGGGTTTATGCAAACAACTCCAACCATAAGGACCGTTTTAAGTAtttttttctctttattatttTAAGGTTTTTTGTGTGCCGTTGAGGTTATTCTTATCGAGTGGCCAATTTTTACATTGGTTGTGCTGTGTCCTCTTTTTATTTTGATGATCATGGTATTTTGAAAATGAAGActatttgtttttgtttttttgacTGAATATTTGTTATTATGAATTCAGAGTAAAACTTAGTTTAATATTTAGTTTAATCCTTAACTTATGATTCTGTAAAATCTAGTTAAAACTTGTAAAAAATGATACTGTAATTAATGGAGTTTTTTTTAATGAAATACAAATATAACAGTCATATATTGAAAGGTTTTAACATTTGAGAGACTAATGTCTAAAAGTATCGCTCCAAGCATACAAGTAACAGCATGAACCGCAGCGGTGTCCTGTACCATCATTACCAGATGTGGATGGACATGGAAGTGACATTTCGAGATTTCTTTTATTGATAGATGAAGAAGTAATAATACACATTCTTATATCCGCAATTTAAAAAAATTCCCGTGTCCGAGTCCATATCCGCTTGGGTGTCAAAGTTAGTACCCGTATCCGTGATCTATAGGTATGTAAGTATCCATACCCGTGACCCGCATTcctattaaaaataaatggatcaaaaataaaatatcatataattttaaattttttaaaatattaaaaaaaattcaaataatttatTGTTGAAATAAACGAACATTTATATTAAATATGTAATCGCTTAACATTGATATACGTTTTATAATTGATAGATATGCATTTTTATATAACactataaattaaaatatataaataaaaataaaagtacATAAATATATAGTGTGCGAATATGAGACCGGCTGGGTACCAAGATGTCCATACCCGCTTTTTTTATGGGTAATTATCCGAGTTCATGCCCGTACCCATTTTTGCAGGTTTTTACCCTATCCATTAGGGATAAATTTGCGGGTGCCTATTGGGGATAGGTCAAATTGCCATCCCTAATCCTGAGATATGGAGTTTAAACTTTAATATTGATGTTCAACTTATCAATATCGATTTTTGATAGATGAGATCGAATTTGCAGTCATATCTAAATATTTctatttaaatcaaaataagaaaaaAGAACTAAATGCAGATGACTATTTTTAATGGATGTCTAATATGATTTTAAGTTAAATGTTATTATTTTTGATaaattttaataaatattatattgttttaattatttattattataaaggtattttttttattgaaaatAGTAAATATTCACCATGAAATAATTTTTAAAGAATTCATAAAATTGACTCGTTTTTAATTAAGGTAAGAGAAATATCTGGCTACAATCCCAACCAAAAGTTATTTAGTTGTACACATAAATTCTATATCATTTAACTATTTTAAAATGATAGGTTACTATTTTTTATGGTTAAATAGTACGTAGCAATCTAAAACAATATTACAAATACAATTAATCAAAAACGTAATTTTCatattatattaatattttaaaaataagaAACGTAATTTGACagaatatatattttttattgGTTAATagtataaaaatattttaaatctTTTATGTAtattccattttctttttttttctttcatttttttcGTTTTTGTATGTGCCTGTATCTTTTCTATAAAGTAGCCCTGAGTTCTGCCATTATGGTATTGCTTATCAATATGGACATGTTGAAACTCTAGAAACAGCTCTTATAAGTGATTTAGCTCCAAAGCCTTCTACTTCTAATCTAATTTTTATTGTGAAGTCCCTGgaataaagtccctggaatagatagtccgtttaatgtattaagtgtgacttaatcatgagagcacattaaacataaggacactattcttaaagtatccatagtcgagctttattgtgaagtgggataacattaaagcattaagactattatgtttgtagactgatgatcatatctcatggatcatggataaagagttatcaagtcttaaacataggtatgaatattaagagtaatatttataccggattgacccgctatgagaatactatatagaaagttatgcaaagtgtcataagttattctcatggtgataatggtgtataccactcttcgacctgaaaccactatggaccctatatgtagagtcgagtgctttattgttgatcaaacgttgtccgtaattggataaccataaagatagttaatgggtactccacgaagcatgctgagggacatgagtgtcctagatggaatttgcccatcctgcgtaacaggataaatgtctatgggcccaatattgaactggacaaggatgacacggtctatgccttgtgttcaatatagacataagggcaaaagggtaattatacacataagtattatcacagaaggttttgtcagatcacatgacattttcgtgtcttgggtagcaggtgatgtgttgctagataccgctcactgtttattatgttaaatgcgtgatttaatataattgccaatgtcacgaaaacctacagggtcacacacaaaggacggattgatgagagatatagtaactaaggaataccgtaaggtacggtgcccttaagtgaattatagaacatcgtaaggtagggtgtacttgagtagaatacgaaatatggtaaggtaccatgggcttaagtgattttgggcatattataagatatgggccaaaatacacttaagtgggctttttagcttgaagcccacacaagtggttctataaatagaacccttttgcagaagcattaattgcggttgcattattttcgttttctctcaaagccttcattcgtaccagctagcactgagattgaaggaatccgttcatgtggactgagtagagacgttgtcatcgttcaacgttcgtgatcgctccgtggatctgcatcaaaggttttgatcgtcacaagagatctgcacgaaaggtttcaatcgtcacaagaggtaaatattctatcactgatcatgaccattcgtaaggatctctaaaggagaaattttaatttccgctgcgttttggatcgcaattctccttcaattaCTTCGCtttcagagtctacttcagttTCTTATAACATGTCAAACTCTACAAATATCATTGGTATTTGTCTAGTTCTTTGTGGACTCTGAACTTTTTCAGAATCTTCTTCAGATGCTAGAACAATATTATATGCTTAACCACCTCCAGAAGTTGGACCACCTTCAGAAGTTTGACCTCCTCCAGAGTCTTGACCACCAGAGTCTGATCATCATTAGAATCTGGATTagaatcagattcaccttcagagtcagactcACCTTCAGAGTCACATTCAGAATCATCTTCTGATTCTAACTCATCTTCAGAACCTTTGGATTCCTAAGTATCTTCAAAAGTTAACTCAGGTGTTGATACTAcaccagagttggattgagacttaCTTCAATCCCATGCTTCTAATTCCTTCACAATGACGTCTCTGTTGACTTCAACCTTATTAGTGATTGGACAATAAAATTTATACACACATGTATTGTGGTACCCAATCAGCAACATTACTTTTCTTCTATTATCCAGCTTCTTTCTAGTAGCACCTGGAAATATGTAATACACATATAATGTCAAATTAAGCACATAAACACATACACTAAATTAAGGTcacacaaagaaaaataaaagcAATAACATTACACAAACTAATGATTCACATTTTTTCCCTTCATATTACACTAGTTTTCATATCACATTTTTATATACATTCACATCGTACAGTGAATTGATGGTTAAGGTATCAAACAAAGAAACATATATGCTTCGAGTTTTCATATCATGCTCTCATAACTACATATATGGTTCCAATTTTCTTATCACACTTTCAAACTAGTAAATTCATCGATAGATTTTGATAATCTTAATAGTTCAAAGAACACGAGCAAAAAAAGTTCAATAACCAAATGCATATCTTAAAATTCATTCCAGAGATGTCCTAATATATTTGAGTCCATGATTAAGCGATATCAAACCACATATCCAAACATGTTGGTATAATATTACACTACAAGAAAAATAGTGTTTTGCGTCACATAGGTTGTGACGGTTCCATAAAAAACGTCCTCCTTTTTAAGTTACGACGGTTGCCACGACGGTTTTGGACAACCTCcattaaattttaaaaaaaaattaaacataTTACGAAGGTTTTGGACAACCGCcattaaatgtttaaaaatttTAACATCTTACAATGGTTGTAGGCCTAACCGCCCTAAAAAGACGTCCTTGACGATTCAACAATCCTCGTCCCCAAATAAATTCAAAAAACACGTACTTCTTGGGCAAATTTAGGGGAAAACAGTTAAAAATAATTAGGGCTACGACGGTTATAGAACGACCGTCACCCAAAAATTAAAAGAATTCGCGCTGCCAAAATTGAATTAGGCGAAAGGAAAAATTCTTCACTACGTCTTTTTTTCAGCTTCTTCTTTTCATAATTGAAAAGCTTGAAACAACCATCATCACACCACTGTAAAAACCCTAACGCTTTAGGTATCTATCTCTGTCTGAATGTCGTTGCAAAAATCCCACACCACCGGTCCCAAACTAATATTGCCAGGTTAGTATTCTTAAAATCTATGAAATTTAGGGTTCCTAGTGTTTATTTGAAAGAGATTGAATGGCCAAGCTAGTATACATATATTAATGGCATTCCTCAATccttattttttaaaatttataaaatttAGGGTTCCTAGTGTTTATTGGAATTAAGATACTTATGAATTTCTTTTTTATAGTTTGAGATTTGTTGTCAATTCTCACTTCCCTCCCAAATTGAAGCATATGTTCTATTTTAGTGTAAACTTCCTATCACCACTAGAGCTTCTTTATGTGTATTGTCAAATAACAAATCTTCAAAGAAGCTATTTTGATCTAAACTATTTGCAATGGTTTCAGTTGGAGTATTTCTTAGTCTGCCTTGAATTAATGGTTTCAGTTGGAGCCTTTCTTAGTTTAACTAAAAAAATGGTCACAATTtcaaaattattattttttataatcTCTGTTAGTACTATGCATACACGCATGAACATGATCCATTATGTTTTACTCTGAAATATGGTTAGACTCTTAATGACTATACTTGATGCCCTTTTGATAGGAAATACTTATCCTTTTTATGGTGTTGGGATTTGATTAATCCATTAAAAAAATATTGAAGGCCAAGCTAGTATAAATATATTAATAGCATTCCTCAATCCTTACTTTTTAAATTTTAGAAAATTTAGAGTCTTAATTTTATATATTACTAAGATAATTTGATAGAAATTTTCTACGTATAGTTTTACTTCAGGAACCCGATATCAAGATTCATATATCATAAAAGAtatagaaataaaataaaataaaataaaataaataaaaaagttaTTTATTGAACCAGTGAATAGTAATGTTATTTATATTAAATTATCATTTTGTAAAGAATgtattaaattattatttataatgggtaattttttggaaaaaaaattgagCTAAATTATAAGATTTTGATGTATTAGTGATTAGATTTTTTATGCTATATTCATATAATTATTACTAGGTTGTTAAGTTTCATTTTTCTTATATTTTATGTAATGTTAGTTTCGCTTAGTATTATTCATAGTATCAATTTGCATTACATGAGATTAATTCTCAAGTGGGTCATTAGTTAAAGCAAATCCCAACTCCTCTTGTGGATCCATGAGAATATACACAACACGAACAATTCAGATCGAAAGCGTGTGAGAGACACAATAGAGCACTGAAACATGTGATCACATTCACATTTACTTGCATTTTCTCATATTATTAATGATACCACGCCTTTTCTTTGTCAATATGCTTTGTAGTTAGCAAAGGGTTATTAAAGTAATGGATAAGTCATGGATTATGAAGCCACAATCATCGATTGAGTATCAGCAAGGGATAAAAGAATTTATTAAGTTTATATTTAAAGATGCAAAAGAAAACGACGTAGTAATATGCCCTTGTAAATACTGTGGTTTCAGAAAATTAAAGAGTATGAGTGACATGTTTGACCACTTAATATGGTCACCATTTCCGAATGGATACACCATATGGATTCATCATGGAGAGTCCTTTGTACTACCTAGTACTATTTCCCCTAGTACTACTCCAAATATAGTTGAAGATACTCTCATTATCGAAGATCCTATTCAAAATATGAACAACGATGCATTTGGAGTTAATAGGAATCATGCTAATGAAATACTATCTGCATCAAATTTGGAGATTGACGAAGAAGATTATGTGACGCCAAATGCAACTCAGGA encodes:
- the LOC127130097 gene encoding uncharacterized protein LOC127130097; this translates as MMNHDDEASSSSLRPFNPPTFFHSDILYHGLPPPTTALSYQEQDMVNASSWLTLSPPPQPPPQPLPFENRPLTPSLSPPNATKVLETPPTIQPPFPWATLKPATVHTINHLLYHLNINTISGTLECKSCKFQQTDFRFDLHEKFEKVSNFIKENKSGMFERAPDAWMKPVLPNCESCRKKSTMHPLIGKEEEINWLFLFLGEMIGCCNLEHLKYFCKHANIHRTGAKNRLSKT